One part of the Diadema setosum chromosome 22, eeDiaSeto1, whole genome shotgun sequence genome encodes these proteins:
- the LOC140245012 gene encoding death-associated protein 1-like: protein MSSPGKSELKAGHPPAVKVGGVRIPGKVQTEKVSNKEPDVGDEEIVETVVSPHKSDTKVLISGAPSQGNKDFPPEAIKHYHEKVMPTNQKSASNRPTNILQQPRKN, encoded by the exons ATGTCTTCTCCAGGAAAGTCAGAATTGAAAGCTGGACACCCACCAGCAG TTAAAGTTGGTGGAGTGCGAATACCAGGCAAGGTGCAGACAGAGAAAGTATCCAACAAGGAGCCAGACGTAGGAGATGAGGAGATCGTAGAGACTGTCGTCAG TCCGCACAAGTCTGACACCAAGGTTCTAATATCCGGAGCTCCTTCCCAAGGTAACAAGGACTTTCCGCCAGAGGCAATCAAACATTACCATGAGAAAGTCATGCCAACTAACCAGAAGAGCGCCAGCAACAGGCCAACTAACATTTTACAGCAACCCAGGAAGAACTAA